A window of Phocoena phocoena chromosome 6, mPhoPho1.1, whole genome shotgun sequence contains these coding sequences:
- the SLC34A3 gene encoding sodium-dependent phosphate transport protein 2C, whose product MPTSLTCAQDPPATLDTTVGLVDQRLGNAGTCGSAPILEDGDVDPWALPQLKDTGQSWKELSMASRVLQGAAGFLKVCGLLGSLYLFICSLDILSSAFQLLGSKVAGDIFKDNVVLSNPVAGLVIGVLGTVLVQSSSTSSSIVISMVASKLLTVRASVPVIMGVNVGTSVTSTLVSMAQSGDRDAFRRAFGGSAVHGVFNWLTALTLLPLESAAAPLERLSALALGAASLQPGGHAPDILKVLTQPLTRLIVQLDADVITGSGTGNATNSSLIKRRCGTEVQTTAGNSSTCAAATGGPCPARNSSATEQQLPCRHLFEGTALADLAVGFILLAASLLVLCACLALIVKLLSSTLRGRVGQAVSTVVNADFPSPFGWLSGYLAILVGAGLTFALQSSSVFTAAVVPLMGVRVISLERAYPLFLGSNIGTTTTALLAALASPSDMLISAVQVALIHFFFNLAGILLWYVVPALRLPIPLARRFGDLTARYRWVAVAYLLLSFLLLPLAACGLSLAGSTVLAAVGGPLLVLVLLIILVAILQRHRPAWLPRRLRSWAWLPLWLRSLEPWDRLVSRCCPCKACSPPQAAAKEAHCYENPEVLASQQL is encoded by the exons GGGGATGTGGACCCCTGGGCCCTCCCTCAGCTAAAGGACACTGGCCAGTCCTGGAAAG AGCTCAGCATGGCCAGCAGGGTGCTCCAGGGGGCTGCTGGCTTCCTCAAGGTCTGTGGGCTCCTGGGCAGCCTCTACCTCTTCATCTGCTCCCTGGACATCCTCAGCTCTGCCTTCCAGCTGCTAGGCA GCAAAGTAGCTGGAGACATCTTCAAGGACAACGTGGTGCTGTCCAACCCTGTGGCTGGACTGGTCATCGGCGTGCTGGGCACGGTCCTCGTGCAGAGCTCCAGCACGTCCTCCTCCATCGTGATCAGCATGGTGGCCTCCAAGC TGCTGACCGTGCGGGCATCTGTGCCCGTCATCATGGGCGTCAACGTGGGCACATCCGTCACCAGCACCCTGGTCTCGATGGCACAGTCGGGGGACCGGGACGCGTTTCGGAG GGCCTTCGGCGGCTCAGCCGTGCACGGCGTCTTCAACTGGCTCACGGCGCTGACCCTGCTGCCGCTGGAGAGCGCTGCGGCCCCCCTGGAGAGGCTCAGCGCACTGGCCCTGGGCGCTGCCAGCCTGCAGCCCGGGGGGCACGCGCCTGACATCCTCAAGGTGCTGACACAGCCGCTCACACGCCTCATCGTGCAG CTGGACGCTGATGTCATTACGGGCAGCGGCACAGGCAACGCTACCAACAGTAGCCTCATTAAGCGACGGTGTGGCACCGAGGTGCAGACG ACTGCAGGGAACAGCAGCACCTGTGCGGCGGCCACTGGCGGCCCCTGCCCTGCGAGGAACAGCTCTGCCACCGAGCAGCAGCTTCCCT GCCGCCACCTGTTCGAGGGCACAGCGCTCGCGGACCTGGCTGTGGGCTTCATCCTGCTGGCTGCCTCCCTGCTCGTGCTCTGTGCCTGCCTCGCCCTAATCGTCAAGCTGCTCAGCTCCACTCTGCGGGGCCGCGTGGGCCAGGCCGTGAGCACCGTCGTCAACGCTG ACTTCCCCTCCCCATTCGGCTGGCTCAGCGGCTACCTGGCCATCCTCGTGGGGGCCGGCCTGACCTTCGCGCTCCAGAGCAGCAGCGTCTTCACTGCGGCCGTCGTGCCGCTCATGG GGGTCCGGGTAATCAGCCTGGAGCGGGCGTACCCCCTCTTCCTGGGCTCCAACATCGGCACCACCACCACGGCCCTGCTGGCTGCCCTGGCCAGCCCTTCGGATATGCTGATCAGCGCCGTCCAG gtcGCCCTCATCCACTTCTTCTTCAACCTGGCTGGCATCCTGTTGTGGTACGTGGTGCCCGCCCTCCGGCTGCCCATCCCACTGGCCAGGCGCTTCGGGGACCTGACTGCCCGCTACCGCTGGGTGGCCGTCGCCTACCTGCTGCTCAGCTTCTTGCTGCTGCCGCTGGCCGCCTGCGGGCTCTCCCTGGCGGGGAGCACAGTGCTGGCTGCAGTTGGGGGGCCCCTGCTTGTGCTGGTACTCCTCATCATCCTGGTCGCCATCCTGCAGCGGCACCGGCCAGCCTGGCTGCCCCGCCGCCTGCGCTCCTGGGCCTGGCTGCCCCTATGGCTCCGTTCTCTGGAGCCCTGGGACCGCCTGGTGAGCCGCTGCTGCCCCTGCAAGGCCTGCAGCCCCCCTCAGGCTGCGGCCAAGGAGGCCCACTGCTATGAGAACCCCGAGGTCCTGGCCTCCCAGCAGTTGTGA